The Candidatus Gracilibacteria bacterium genome includes a region encoding these proteins:
- a CDS encoding 6-bladed beta-propeller, with protein sequence MKFFFLFVVIILSSCKNGEQKQSSMSFDKNTSQMMKYREVLVANSEFDFIFKKAYQSVLKVDDDHIISNIKTVLVTKQNIIINDSQGKQVLVFNKKGKLENTIGEVGSGPGEYIVPYDIAVNSQNEILVLDVNNMRVSRFKVDGEFITSNNVKFGVRICSDLIGGFYLYNPTELAIAEKNSIKYYDANGFYVKSFCSPFFKIGMIGANIDIDSKGNVYVIHSTQYLIQKYSQYGDFIKKFGNMPRYFKPLEVPENQFATQEVLDAFTPLTKILVTKSNLVLVELMRTKPRSRWLDIYDTDGNLLKSGIKIAPDLSLGTIGDDDVIYFVKNPPDEVLSNFAEVPDYQLIGYKIRYD encoded by the coding sequence ATGAAATTTTTCTTTTTGTTTGTTGTAATCATATTATCATCATGCAAGAACGGAGAACAAAAACAAAGTTCTATGTCGTTCGATAAAAATACTTCGCAGATGATGAAATACCGGGAGGTCTTAGTAGCTAATTCTGAATTTGATTTTATTTTTAAAAAAGCATATCAAAGTGTTTTGAAGGTAGACGATGATCATATAATTTCAAACATTAAAACAGTTCTGGTAACGAAACAAAATATTATTATTAACGATAGCCAAGGGAAACAGGTGCTTGTGTTCAATAAAAAAGGGAAATTAGAAAATACAATCGGGGAGGTTGGTTCCGGCCCCGGCGAGTACATTGTTCCATACGATATAGCGGTTAATTCCCAAAATGAAATTCTAGTTTTAGATGTTAATAATATGCGTGTGTCTAGATTTAAAGTAGATGGAGAATTTATAACTTCCAATAATGTCAAATTTGGAGTTAGAATCTGTTCTGATCTAATAGGCGGTTTTTATCTTTATAATCCGACGGAATTAGCCATCGCAGAAAAGAATTCTATAAAATATTATGACGCAAATGGGTTTTATGTAAAATCTTTTTGTTCGCCATTTTTTAAAATTGGTATGATAGGGGCTAACATAGATATTGACAGCAAGGGAAATGTTTATGTCATCCATTCCACACAGTATCTAATTCAAAAATATTCGCAGTATGGAGATTTTATTAAAAAATTTGGGAATATGCCGAGATATTTTAAGCCATTAGAAGTTCCGGAAAATCAGTTCGCCACTCAAGAAGTTCTTGATGCATTTACTCCGCTAACTAAAATTTTAGTTACTAAAAGCAACTTAGTACTTGTTGAGTTGATGCGAACAAAACCAAGATCACGCTGGCTTGACATTTACGATACTGATGGAAATCTTTTAAAAAGTGGGATTAAGATTGCGCCCGATCTTAGTTTAGGAACTATAGGAGATGACGATGTAATTTATTTTGTTAAAAATCCTCCAGATGAAGTTCTTTCTAACTTCGCCGAAGTGCCAGATTATCAACTTATCGGTTATAAAATAAGGTATGATTAA